The following proteins come from a genomic window of Helicobacter canadensis MIT 98-5491:
- a CDS encoding flagellin B, whose protein sequence is MAFQVNTNVNALNATAQSTFTQNSLSSSLQKLSSGLRINSAKDDASGMAIADSLRSQANTLGQAIRNANDGMGIIQIADKAMDEQVKILDTIKTKATQAAQDGQTSTTRTAIQADINRLIESLDNIAQTTSYNGLSLLSGSFTNKEFQVGAFSNQSIRASIGATSSDKIGHVRSETLKFSALGTTSLNFVQAQGTNDVTLESVVISTSAGTGLGALAEVINKNSNALGGVRAEATVIRTGTQSVAAGDVTSLTINGIKIGDIAGIQANDSDGRLVQAINAYKEQTGVQASTDEAGRLVLTSNDGRAIQVAGGGMSAGGAAIITAANATSTFVGSLTLTRVGANDIKISGTGLTNVAKTSGTAQTTTTLRNIKGNLSADVKSAIGANAGAWSGATGQGLEAGVITLKGAMLVMDIAESAIKQLDSIRSDLGSVQQQMQSTVNNITITQVNVKSAESGIREVDFASESANYSNLNILAQAGSYAMSQANTVQQNILRLLQ, encoded by the coding sequence ATGGCATTTCAAGTCAATACAAATGTTAATGCATTAAATGCAACTGCACAAAGCACTTTTACACAAAATAGTCTTTCTAGTTCTTTGCAAAAGTTAAGTTCAGGTTTAAGAATCAACTCTGCTAAAGATGATGCTTCAGGTATGGCAATTGCAGATAGTTTGCGTTCTCAAGCAAACACTTTAGGTCAAGCAATCCGTAACGCAAATGATGGTATGGGAATTATCCAAATTGCTGATAAGGCGATGGATGAGCAAGTAAAAATCCTTGACACTATCAAAACAAAAGCAACTCAAGCAGCACAAGATGGTCAAACTTCAACCACAAGAACTGCTATTCAAGCTGACATTAATCGTCTTATTGAATCACTTGATAACATTGCGCAAACTACTTCTTATAATGGTTTGTCATTGCTTTCTGGTAGCTTTACTAACAAAGAATTCCAAGTGGGAGCTTTCTCTAACCAAAGTATTAGAGCTAGCATTGGTGCAACAAGCTCGGATAAAATCGGACATGTTAGAAGTGAAACTTTGAAATTTAGTGCATTAGGCACTACATCTTTAAACTTTGTCCAAGCACAAGGGACTAACGATGTTACACTAGAGAGTGTTGTGATCTCAACTTCAGCAGGGACAGGTTTGGGTGCTTTAGCAGAAGTAATCAACAAAAACTCTAATGCGCTAGGAGGAGTTCGTGCAGAAGCAACAGTTATTAGAACAGGAACTCAAAGTGTCGCAGCAGGTGATGTTACAAGCCTAACAATCAATGGTATAAAAATCGGTGATATCGCAGGAATCCAAGCCAATGACTCTGATGGAAGACTTGTCCAAGCTATCAATGCTTACAAAGAACAAACCGGTGTTCAAGCTTCAACCGATGAAGCAGGAAGACTAGTGCTCACTTCCAATGATGGTCGTGCAATCCAAGTTGCAGGTGGCGGTATGAGTGCGGGTGGTGCGGCTATTATAACTGCTGCTAATGCAACTAGCACCTTTGTTGGTTCTTTAACTCTTACAAGAGTGGGTGCTAATGACATTAAAATTAGTGGTACAGGATTAACAAATGTTGCAAAGACAAGCGGAACAGCTCAAACTACAACTACTCTTAGAAATATCAAAGGAAACTTAAGTGCGGATGTCAAATCTGCTATCGGTGCAAACGCAGGAGCTTGGAGTGGTGCAACTGGACAAGGATTAGAAGCAGGAGTTATCACCCTTAAAGGTGCGATGCTAGTAATGGATATCGCAGAATCAGCTATTAAACAACTTGACTCTATCCGATCTGACCTTGGTTCTGTGCAACAACAAATGCAATCAACAGTTAATAACATCACTATCACACAAGTGAATGTTAAATCTGCTGAATCAGGAATTAGAGAAGTTGATTTCGCTAGCGAATCTGCAAACTACTCTAACCTAAATATCCTTGCACAAGCTGGAAGCTACGCAATGAGCCAAGCTAACACTGTGCAACAAAATATCTTAAGACTACTTCAATAG